Genomic window (Tribolium castaneum strain GA2 chromosome 2, icTriCast1.1, whole genome shotgun sequence):
ttcaagtttagttttagagatttttacataaatacataatatgatgataagcattttaataataattataatttttaatttgaacaataaaagtaaaaaaaaacttcctcagtgggttgacaccttgtcgtggtgagggagctcagtagttctatcacaaaacctgtacagaacgaagctaagtacgaaagttttaatcatctttttttatattttttttaaaacaggaataattttattgttaaaagtattcaaaaaaatagcgagcgtgattactcgtatttcaaaatctcataagatacgttgatagcagtgtctacacaaaaaaaaacgtaatgcaaatctataggtacctaattattttgttaaaaaaattaattccgaaatcatgtgctttaattttataccattattagagaaatcgctaaaattcctatttgtgccgatacatttctctgtcttgaacaaaggcaataaaattattatcttgtgggtcaccccaatggtggttacctccagcggtgcgtcctaaacccgtcataaatcttcttccagctagctacgcattcgaagaaggatgcattaaaagttgcctacttacaatttaatttttgctttatatctatcaattaagaacagttaacaaaaatctaaaatatctcaggtctgtatttttaaatttcctataaaatggtttttttaaattctcaatacaatgcaccgttatcaaaaattcgtatcaacttcattaacagacattttatttaataaaaaaatatctagccatttattttaatcaagaaTGTTTCTTGGAACTAcatttacttataaagaaacactgcaaatgtcaagaaactcttcaagtctaaatttgcggctaaaaacagtaaaaacagTTTACACGTAAAACGTATGCGCCAGCTCCCAGAGGGTCTTGAGCCTTTTAAGTTACTAGAGCAGGCAAGCTGCTGCGCGATCATGTTTTGAGCCATGCAAATGAGCGATAaacacacatttaacaatagcaaataaaaacaaaaaggtaataataattgcGACCGCAGAAAGGTATAAATAACTcctcgaataatttttttaataagaaggTGACGCGGATTTATGCAAAAGTGGAATTTGCAAGTAAGATTTTGTTGTGTTTGCGAGCTGTTTGAGTTTAGGTCACTATGGGAAAATTGAGGAAAGTTACATTAGTTTCTTACCAAGGACATTAAAACTATTATCACGTTGCCATTCATTGCTATTACCAAACTACTAAGCACTACAAAGCAACTACCACCCCGTCTGCATGATACGAAAGCGGCTAAAGAGACCCAACGTCTGTTTTAACCGGAGCGGAGCGTCTGACCGACCACAACATTCAACACTACCGCTGTTCGAGAGtacattaaaatttgttgtaaatcGACAAGGACAACAAGTCAAACGGTAATGTTGTGGGAAAGAGACTGCTGGTAGACCTGCATAGTGCAGGACGTGTCCCGCCAACATTTCTTCGTTTTTCCAGACGCAGGACAGTCGGCCGGAAGCCACTGTATCACTGTGTTTCCCGCTAAATACTTCACTGGCggaagtaattaaaaatttcctaaCTACGTTTGTGACGCCGATCCtcgttaataatttatgattCATTTCAGCAAATGGAGAAAGAAAGTTGTGATTAATTGTTGGTTTACGTGAAACGTAAAGTGTTGAACATCATGAAGCTTTTCAGGAGCTGATCAGTTAATTTCCAACTTCAGGAACTTGACgcctaattattataaattacgtATTATGATGTATTCATTTATTGTTGCTACGCTTTTTATTTGCTGTTTCTCTTGATTTCGTTTTTGGAAAGAAAGTGTCAATTAACTTCCGATCGATTTGGGAAATCCATTTCATTCACCTGTTCTTCACGGCTTGGCTAACATTCGTCCATCAACTAGAACATCGTCGccgaagaaaagaaaataatttaaattttccacatttttttaccaaaacggATTTTAGTACAATAAGTATTGACGTTATTTCCCACAACTTTTGGCCAAACGTATTTGCATACAAATAATGGAATTTAACGAAACAGATCAAAGTTTCAAGTTTAAAAATCAAAGGGAAAACTTTGCAGATAATTCATATTTTCGCCCTAGGGGAAAGAATAAACTTATCGGAAGTATTGGAACTTTTCACAtgattgtatttttcttttttgtacgGCGTATTTCCCACTTTGTTGTATAACCATCAGGCACGGGGAACTTTAGACGGGTGCTGCGATTTAAGATTGCCGATGAGTAATGAGTTAAGTTTTCTTCCtctttaattaacatttaatgAATACTACATCACTCCATCTTCCCTTCTTTTTACCTTATTTTACGTGATTGACTAAgaagaataattaattatatgcGGACTCGCGTGTTGCTTATAATTTTGTCATAACAGCATTGTAATTAGCGTCTAAAGTTACCCTTGTAATACATGCACACAACTTTTAAGAAAGACTTTCGAAAAGTTTGACTCCAATCACCTTCTCAATACATTTAAATTAAGTGGCGCATTTAGTTAATTGTCTATTTGTTGCAaatgttaaattaatattaataacagtatCGCAATCATTTTAAGTACATGCAGCTgcagaaaaaatgaaaattaagaCACGCTGTAGACTTTAGGTCTTTTACTCGTACTTCTTGTGTAGGATtgcagaaaattattttttttgcacagATTAAATTCATCTGTCATTAGCATAACTCGCAGAACTTTTCTGATTTTGATGTTTATTTCAGTCGTAATAACTTAAATTGtaactttttgtaattatttccagttttaatttatttggggGAGTTCTTTATTATTAACGATACGAAATGtaggaaaattaaataagcttaaaaatgtattttccaAATGTGGCCACTGACTTATGCAATACCGATTACACATTCAAATAAAGAGTTATCTACAAGTTAAATTATGTATATCTATTAAACCAATGTacctatttaatatttatggtattatttgttgaaatctcatttaatttaaaaaaaaaaagctatttgttgttaatgtattttttgccaCAGTGAAGTGAGTCAAGTGCgcaaaaatttggtaattcCCCGGTCATGGTTGACGGCCATCGAGTGAAATCACTCAGAAGTGAAGATGTATCTGTGTATTTAAAGACTTTCACGGACGCGTACCGGAGTCTAATTGCTGGCcagtaaattatgtaaatttccACACATGAAGCGTTTATACCTATAAACACAGAAACGAAACTAGTTTCAAACAGTTTGTGTTGCGCTTTGGCGGGAGCAcagtatttgaaaataatttgtagatTTAGTGGCactctataaataaaacgagaaCGAGTTTGATCGAACTTTCATTTACGATATGATGACTAAACCTTGCGGCTAATGTGTTACTTGCTATAATTTATTGCGGCTACAGTCATTATCAAGTGTAGTGTAGTTTGTTATTCGAAAATTGTAACTAGCAATGTATCAGTTTGTGTTTACAACTGGCTTAAATGGGGACTCGGAATTTCATAAGGATTTGAGCGCAACGAACAATCTTTGCAAACTAGTGCAAGTAACTGTAAATGCGTCTTCAGCGGCTAATTGTGGAAGACGATGGTGAAAAATTGctacgtcttttttattttagtggtGCTTGCGGTAACGGTGAGTACACTTTGTCTAATTGCGCGAAAGTATTTGAAACCGATTCGAGGAACAAAGTCGGAAAttgcttttagaaaaaaacaaacctGTCGATCGAGTTTATGTGAATAACCATGAAAATGTTTAAACAAACCGCTGTTCCATTCTACTGATGATTACTTTACTTAATACTTTAATCACTGCAATTGTTGTAGGTGtatagtccgggacatttctataTGAGATACGTCATAGCGCATACGTTGACGCGAGACTATATAGAGCATGATAGAgcacaaaaactagataagagctcaaatttagggaacttggttgtttgatgtgtttgacaggtgacaaatgtaaacaataataaaaatttaaatatttctttattgtagtaaagTACATCAAAACGTACCAACTAGgacacttaaaaacaaatggagaaactttcaaatgctttgaagtaccgttgctggattactgttgaggttatgtttgaccttggtatgactgtcaggtttaaagttgaaatttgcattaaaaaggccataaaagcctcgaagtgccttttagggtagtcatcgtcatgttccaattgcatgccccctctctgccacatcagtaaaatttgtcacaaaagttttaagaaacgactttaaacaacaaaaacggCCCTATTTTCATTATCAATGAGACATATCTCGCTGCATGCGGCACGACATAGGCCTCATAGACCAATCTCATGGTGAATGGTTTCCGCTGAGATCACTTTGAGAGGGTTTCACTGAGACTGACGTTGGCGGAAGGCTGAAACCTGCCTCGCGACAAGTCTTTGCACCAACATTTGAAAACGCTGTCAATAGCTTAAAATGATAAACtgtgtcagtttttttgtgtcttttgggATTAGTCTTTGAGCCCTGTCGCGCCGCATGTAGCGAAGCAgatctcattgtgaatgggtTCTCTAAGAAACAGTTTCAATGTACACCACAAGACATACACTGAGACGGCCTCATGCCTCATATCACGGCTTGTAATTGACAGCGTTTTATAGAATGATTTGGAATCATAATGCAGAGATTGTTGCGAGACAGGCAGGCAGGTCTCAAGCCTACTGCAGAAGTCGCTCTTAGTGAGACCATGTCTTAGAGATGCAAGACCAATTTAGACCATTTACACTGAGCTTGGTGCCCGAGACCTATGTCATGCAGGAAGCCAAACTTCATCGTGAATGGACCCTTTTCAATGGGGCtgtgctttttgaataaatttgaaatggcctttttgaaaaaagcagttgtctctcttttattcatctattcaacacgtttgtattcgatgcacttacaccaatttcattatgagtgtcttgattatcaggcaagggcaaagtggaattgggggcaacccagaaataaaaacactttaatttcctttattagtaggCTATATTTTTATACTACTCAGATAGAGACGTACAAAAATGTACACAAGagtaaaagttggtttttcgcaatatttcacactattcttccacacgtccacagaaaaatcagaaagcgcttcttgttataaagcccttattatatttttcgacGATGGCTGAGACTTTGTGACGTATTTGTTAAacgtaagttttcaaataccCCATGCCAGTGCAAAGGAGTTATATTAACTTTACACCCATTCTGCTTGAAACAAGAGAAACAAGGAAATAACAACGAAAAAAGTGGACCCAAAAGGCTTCAGctgcaaattataaacactatctgtgattttttaaataaattttttaataattaatgaaaaacatgacaaaattaagcttttcgatttcgtttagtttgaattttatatgaaaatagaaaagttaACCCTCTACAccagaaaagacaaaaacatAAAGGAAGTATCTGTAAATGTCGTGaacttactttgaagtaaacagtgggctccatctataactcataattacttgaaccgcaattcccatcatcaaaatgtgcaaaactgcgataagtgaggttatgcagttatgcactttgttttccagtttttcacacaaaatatatcacaaaatGCACAAATCGTACAACCAGCGATAGTCAGTACTGTCAGTACGTCACAGCAGCTTTCTCCAGCACAATCACTGACTACAATTCTGTATTGTGCCATTCCCGTCTCATCATATAATCTGAGTAGTTGTTATATGACAAGTAATGTTTCtaccttcaaaaatacttgcgtaaatatgttattatcccgttagtacacacttttaaagcagccactggttatatagattaaaattataacatttcctttgttattgtgttattgtttTCATCAGTCAGCTGTTAACTGTCATTTTCTAAtgctaccaatttaaaaaatgttcctGTTATTAAAGCTCAAGGACACATAGACGCTGAATACACGtataaatgtcagaaaattcaaattttttatgtccaaatagaaatgtcccggactgtaTATTGCAGAGACGCGACCTCAATTTAAAGAGTCGCTTGAAGCCATCTCCAAAGTGACTGAAGGGATTAATGATAGCGctatcacttttattaaacatcTAACCGGCGAGGCGTTAAAAGATGACAAGAATAAAACTAAAACCAGGATTTTGTTCCGAGGTACGAATCAATCTTCGTCTACTTAGCGCAGATTTATAAACCTAGTCCAAGGTTAATTTCAAAATGGCATAAATTCAGAGAGTGGTTTTGGGAACAGGAAACAAAcacgaaaaaatgaaattttgattgaaacgccactgtttgtttttgtttatgtcTTTACATAAAACACGTAACCTTGACCGGTGGTGTTAGAAGGTATGGTGCTCCAACTCccttcatttgttttaaactggAACGAACTGACGAGGTCGGGAACCATTTCATACAATGGCCATTAGATAGcgctttttgaatttaatttaaaggtATCCTTAGTACCGATTACATTTTGAACTTCAAAAATGcttcaaatttgatttcaaTGACAGTAGCATTTTGGCAGATAAGATTCAATTTACTGAAAAAAGGAAGATAGTGATACTATTACCGGTCTTTAACTGAGTGACGGGCACATCAAACTGATATTTTGTGATGGTTTGTGTTTTCAGTGGTACTTGtgtatgtaaaaattttgcaaaaagtggCTCCCAAAGACAAGTTCACACATTTACATACCTAAGAGACTCACACCCAACTGTAATTAAAAGACTGATTTTGCTAATTGTGTATTATACTTCTCATCTGtagttttgattaaaaatatttcagttaAAATCATTGAAACAAGGCTGGTTCCTACATCCAAATGGGTTTGATTACAAAGTTTACTCGATGGTACATAGTTCAAAATCATTTTGTCTATGGTGTTAAGCGATATAATTACCTTGTTGTTTTTGGCGTTGCTGTATTCTAACACTTTCGAAAACTCAAGTGCAACTACCGTTTGTACAGATATCAATCACCTTATAATGCGTTCACAGTTGTTTTCGGGCCTCCgatatgaatttatttatggTTATGATAGCTGATGTCTCTACTCAAAAGATTATTGTAGTGAAACCATTTTACtgctaaataaatcaatttcctTTTAAAGACCATACTTGTGATTCATTAACTAATATAATTCCTGGCACAGGTTCGTAGATAGTCGTAAACACCGTAAACAGCCTTAGACCACAGAATTTAATATGATGTGCCATTATGacgtaaatttgaaaaatagtcaaaaatttgtagaacAGCTCCATCTGCTGGACAATGTTCAAAAAAGTTCCCGACCTTGCCATGTTGCTAGCATTGCGTTCAGTTGACATTTTTATATGGGGAATTAAAGGGAGTTGTGACACCATATATCATACATCATCCCTTGACCTATCGTCCACACTTAAACAAGTGTGTTTATTTGTCCttattttttgcttgaaatttGTTAGAAAACTAATTGGTCGCTTTCAGGGGATTTGCTGGGCGGGGAGTTCGGCGACCAGGACATAATATTTCCCGACACGTACCAAGTGATTTTCAATGATGTTCCGAAAATCGACGGTCCTCCTAAGTGTGCCGAAGGCAACACTTTTTGTGAGGACTTTGATTCTTATCCTTACAACCACgtgaaaaacgtgcttaagCGCAAGCGGGTGCATACTGATTTATTCGGCAAGGACGAACCCCTCGATGAGCGCTACAGCATCACCAACAGAAACGGCGACTTCGAGGCGTTCATCTGCACGAGCATATCCAAAACGATTTTCCCCCGAGTTGGCatcaacaaaaacaacaagtGGAAGGTCATAATCAATCAAGAGGAAGACGGATACATTCAAGGGATTAGGACGGAAATTTGCCGAAAGTAAAGGGTTGAAAGTTGATTTCTGTGTCGGTGACAGAGTGTTGCGGGGAAGGGGCGGCTTGTGACCTCATCGGCGACAGGGCGAACGGCTACATAACCAGCTGCAAGCAAAAATACATGTTGCGGAGGATGATGTCTTTATCTGAAAATGGGGATCCCGTCCCGGACACATTCCAGTTACCGTCAGCCTGCTGCTGCTCTTACAGGAAGGATCTGAGTTTTTTGTCCCGATTTGGCGCCGACGATGTTTCCTTAAGGTCGAAAGGGAacggaaaataaaataaagaatgtGATATAAGTTATGTGATTGaactttttattgtaaaaacgGCAGCGGGattatttattgaataaaatcatACAGAAGCAAACCACAACCAATGAACGAACCCTTCTCCCCACCTCTGGCCGAAACCCTAAACCCTTTCAACTTTCCTAATCACTTATTTACGATTCTATTCAACATTATTCTTCGTGGCTGCAAACGTCGAATGTGGGTGAAGTGTGTTTTCGtctgtgtttattttatgaCTATGGAAGTGGTTAGTTATttcttttctctttttctggattttcttatagtttttttagtcAGTATTCAAGCAAGTCCAGCCTGGCAGAGTAAGATTTATCGccttgaaaatgaaaatttaattattttttatggcaGGAAACAATCACATCGTTTTTCCGAACTCGCCAGAAGAGCATGAAACTTTCATTGCTCCAAAGTGTAGCGgtaacaaaacattttgtgaGGACGTCGGACATTaccccaaaaataaatttagcgTAATATTAGAAAACACCACATACGGGGAAGATTATTTCATGCCGCAAAGCACCGCCGAGGAAGAATCTATCAAAAATCGATTGTACGGAGTAACTGAATATTACATCTGCAATTCTCACGTCCAAACGCAATATCCCAAAGTGGCGCAAAACGTCAGAAACGAGTGGAAAtatgtttacaattttgataACTACAAGCAAGGCGTAAGGACAGAAGAATGTGTGTAAGTGCATGAAGTGATTACGATTTCTACTTTCTTATTAGAGCTGAAACAGCTTGCAGATCATTCCAGGGAACGCCGCGGGAAGTTAGGACGAAGTGTATGCAAAAGTACAGCGATATGTTGCTGTTGGTTGCCGATGAATACGGAAAACCTGTGTGGGATTTATTCTGGTTTCCTTCCGCCTGTGTCTGTGCATACGAaccaattattaattttaaccgAGTTTAGGAGAGTTTGCTGACAACTAATTTTCCTTAAATTGCGATCAATAGACGTGTCTTTGAAGCTGAAATGTTATACCATTTCCCGGTACAATAAAACTTTGATTCTAtacattcgttttttttttccaccttttctaatgaaataaaagtaaacatgAGTTTTGATGTCAGGGCGACCTGTAATTTCTTGTGAAAGAATTTCGTAGTCGAATACCCTTCGGAGCCGGTCTCCTGCTGTTAGTGAAAATGATGGTCAAGGTGGTGGACGGTAAGTATCATTAACTCTTAATCTTTTGCTGTTAGTGTCAGATGTACCTGTTCAGAAGACAGTACACAACCTTCAGTGGCAGTGGAAGAAATGTGGGTTTTTGTGTTGGTTTTTGCCGTTTTCAAAGAGGTAGGAATATATCTTGTGAAGCGCTGTGTGATTAAGCTGTTACAAgtttgattaataaattgatttttagttGGGCATTCAAGCCATGTCATTTAATCCAGCCAAGATGGGTAAGTTTAGCAAGCGTTAATCAGTGTAAACTAATCTCAGAGAATATAACAGAATAacacaaagttttttaatgaagacactctaattttttctctCATTCGTTTTctaattgtgtaattttaaaCTGGTTTTAATGAGGAAAGAAGTAGTAAATTCGTAGTTTTAGATGATCGCAAGGGTTTGACCTTTCCGGATTCGAGTGAAATTGGGGGTGATTTTTTGTACGAGACGGTGGTCCCCAACTGCCAAAATCACACGTACTGTGAACACTTGGACCGCTACCCTAAAGaactattttccaaaatattaaaaagccGCGAAAAGGAGTTTTCTCGGTACTTTCAGAGTATGGCAGTAATAGAGCCCATTATGAGTAGGAACCAAGACACTTCCTGTATTTGTGCATCACGCAAAAGTATTATATACTCAAAAGCGgcatataatataaaaaataatctgaaattTATCTACAACTTCGATGGATACAAACAAGGAGTGTCCGTAGAGGTCTGcgtgatgtaagttttttaaattctattgTGAATAAGGACGGACTTTAGTAcgtgttttagaaaaaatcaaatgtgcAAATTTTACGAGAAGGttagaaagttaaaaacaagGTGTCGACAAAAGTTCgtcgaaaaattgttactgaCGGCTGATGAAAATGGAAGACCGTACGCTGATAGGTACAGATTTCCATCAGCTTGTGTCTGTTCGTACAAGATAATTAGCTCtaatgtgttttttacttaaagTTGGGGTAAGTttcgtaatttaaattttgtttcaccTACTAACTCATTTTTAGTAACTGCAGAGTAATACATTTACTTTGTGGAGAAGTGAACTGAGACGATTTTATCCCTGTAATTATCGCAGTATTAGGTGGAAGAAAACGATAGGTATTAATCACAATTTAGTGAATCCCAGCTAATAATTCTTGAAAAGTAATTACGTGTGATTTGTGTGATTATGACGAATTGTAGGTACGTAAGTTATTGTGGACTaatgtgtgtttttataattaaattttagcaattttagtCCGGACGTTagtcaagtttttatttattgttacaagcTTTACCAGTGTCTGAAACTGTTTAAgcattttatgaaatattatgTTAGAACTAGCTTAAGcattaaaaatgtacaaacaGACGAAAAGTATTGTAGTATTGTAAATTTATGTGTACTATAAACTGTAATTAATAAAGCTGTTGATGTTCGAATGAACTTATTTTATGTgggaaaatgaataaaatttgttgcaaacaGGAAAGCTATTAATAACTGAAACTTAAATGAATTTCCTTCAGTTTTGTTTGAGGAACGGTGTGGTCTGATGTGCGTCCGTGATGCtgagttatttgtatttgaaaTAAGAAGCCTCtaatttaatagtaatagGTGAGTTGGTTAAATTCAACCAAAACGTAGTGTGGGCTCTTCTTGCACCtttattgtaacaaaaaaattccacaTATCTCACTCTtaatactttaattaattgctgtTGTGGCACAAACCAATTGTTAGATATAGTATTTAAATAATGCTTGAGgaaataagaattttgttaaattttgtcCTGCAACGGTTTGTTAAATCTTACATTGTGCGTGCAGAAATCTTCAAGTCGTAAAAACGATCTTATGTTGATTTAAAGAGTTTATAGCTGCAAAATATACATTTCTTCGATTTATTGCTTGACTTGTTATTTCTGG
Coding sequences:
- the LOC135265285 gene encoding protein spaetzle-like; the encoded protein is MEKLSNALKYRCWITVEVMFDLGDLLGGEFGDQDIIFPDTYQVIFNDVPKIDGPPKCAEGNTFCEDFDSYPYNHVKNVLKRKRVHTDLFGKDEPLDERYSITNRNGDFEAFICTSISKTIFPRVGINKNNKWKVIINQEEDGYIQGIRTEICRK
- the LOC135265284 gene encoding uncharacterized protein LOC135265284 gives rise to the protein MWVFVLVFAVFKELGIQAMSFNPAKMDDRKGLTFPDSSEIGGDFLYETVVPNCQNHTYCEHLDRYPKELFSKILKSREKEFSRYFQSMAVIEPIMSRNQDTSCICASRKSIIYSKAAYNIKNNLKFIYNFDGYKQGVSVEVCVIKNQMCKFYEKVRKLKTRCRQKFVEKLLLTADENGRPYADRYRFPSACVCSYKIISSNVFFT